TCTACAGAGGATTATTCTTTTATGATTATTTTCGTTAAGGAATTTTTTATGATTTTAGCAATCTCCATAGCGTTAGAATCAAACATTCTAATACATTTATAACTGCTTCGTTTACCGATTGAATCTGTTTGGTTTGTCCCGTGAATCCTCACAGGCTCGTTAAAATTCTTAAATTTTATTATAAATTTAACTTTCCCCATGGCATTGCGGGGATCTCCTGGCTTGATCGCTAAAGGCAGTATTTCTCCATCCTGAAGATAAGCAAGACGGATATTCGCTGTCGGGTACCAGTATGGATTTAACTCAATTCTTTCTATTTCTCCAGTCATTGGTAGGAGATAATAGTCTTTAGTCGGTGCGCCAATGGGATATGAGCTGATTTTTGTGTAGGATTGTATTTCTTTCTGGCTTCCATTTATCTGC
The window above is part of the Nitrospirota bacterium genome. Proteins encoded here:
- a CDS encoding L,D-transpeptidase, with amino-acid sequence MRTLKIIFIAIAIILISILSWTGKTESSGLYRYLIVISVNDFKITLWQINGSQKEIQSYTKISSYPIGAPTKDYYLLPMTGEIERIELNPYWYPTANIRLAYLQDGEILPLAIKPGDPRNAMGKVKFIIKFKNFNEPVRIHGTNQTDSIGKRSSYKCIRMFDSNAMEIAKIIKNSLTKIIIKE